The region CTCTTTCTATTATTGTAGGCATTGTAACACATCGTTATTTTTTCCAGTCAGCTCCGGTAGTACAAAAAATGTCAGGGGAGCCATCAAAAATAGATAAGCTTTTAAGGAAAATAACCATCGATTATGTAGATGACGTTAAATATGACTCCTTGCAAGAAAAAGCCATTCCTCAAATAGTTGAAAATCTTGATCCACACTCATCTTATATACCTGCCAGGTTAAAAAAAGAGGTAGACGCACCAATAATGGGCGAATTTGATGGTATTGGCGTGCAATTTAATATACGTCGCGACACAGTGATGGTGATTCAAACCATTGCAGGCGGTCCTTCAGAAAAGGTTGGCATTATGGGTGGCGACAGAATAGTGAAAGTAAACGATACCGTTATTGCAGGTGTGGATATATCGACCCGTGAGGTTATGAAAAAACTAAAAGGTAAACGGGGTACTAAGGTCAATGTGAGTGTTAAACGCCCCGGAACCGATGAGCTGATTGACTTTGAAATTATCAGGGATAAAATTCCACTTTATAGTGTCGATATTTCGTATATGTTGAATAATAAAACCGGGTATATAAAAGTCAATAAGTTTTCGAGAAATACATATAGTGAGTTCATGCAGGGAGCAAATAAACTCAAAGCCAAAGGCATGAAACAACTCATTGTTGATTTGCGTGGAAATGGTGGCGGAATAATGGAAGCAGCTATACGCATGGCCGATGAGTTTCTAAATGCCGGGAAGCTCATTGTGTATACGCAGGGCAATAACCGAACCAAAAGAGAATATAGAGCATCACGCCAAAATTTTCTAACCAATATTAAAGTTGCGGTGCTCATTGACGAATGGTCAGCCTCAGCGAGTGAAATATTTGCCGGGGCATTGCAAGACAATGATAAAGGTGTAATTGTAGGACGCAGGTCTTTTGGCAAAGGTCTCGTTCAGGAACCAGTCTATTTCGATGATGGATCAGAACTTCGGCTGACCGTGGCAAGGTATTATACCCCGACAGGCCGTTCCATTCAGAAACCCTACGAAAATGGCGATGAGGAATCATACCGCGAAGACATTACAAGGAGATATCTGAACGGTGAATTTATGGAGGAAGACAGTATTCAATTTGCCGATAGCCTTAAATTTACAACACCTGGTGGTAAAACTGTTTATGGTGGTGGTGGAATAATGCCTGACATTTTTGTCCCGGTAGATACCACAGCAGGAAGCGATTTTCTTTATGATGTGCGCAGAAAAGGACTACAATATAGTTTTGCATATGACTATACAGACAAAAATCGCGACAGGTTAAAACAATTTGAGGGCTATCAGG is a window of Salinivirga cyanobacteriivorans DNA encoding:
- a CDS encoding S41 family peptidase, whose product is MNYKNSLKHILYPAVIALSIIVGIVTHRYFFQSAPVVQKMSGEPSKIDKLLRKITIDYVDDVKYDSLQEKAIPQIVENLDPHSSYIPARLKKEVDAPIMGEFDGIGVQFNIRRDTVMVIQTIAGGPSEKVGIMGGDRIVKVNDTVIAGVDISTREVMKKLKGKRGTKVNVSVKRPGTDELIDFEIIRDKIPLYSVDISYMLNNKTGYIKVNKFSRNTYSEFMQGANKLKAKGMKQLIVDLRGNGGGIMEAAIRMADEFLNAGKLIVYTQGNNRTKREYRASRQNFLTNIKVAVLIDEWSASASEIFAGALQDNDKGVIVGRRSFGKGLVQEPVYFDDGSELRLTVARYYTPTGRSIQKPYENGDEESYREDITRRYLNGEFMEEDSIQFADSLKFTTPGGKTVYGGGGIMPDIFVPVDTTAGSDFLYDVRRKGLQYSFAYDYTDKNRDRLKQFEGYQELETHLNNQNLLDSFVKFAKKKGINADPEDLKVSGKMLKTQITGLVARNILGDEGFYPIIHEVDTTLKRALEELQN